One part of the Microvirga sp. TS319 genome encodes these proteins:
- the gcvA gene encoding transcriptional regulator GcvA: protein MTDSLRHLPSLNGLRVFEVVTRHLNFRLAAEELGVTQGAVAQQIRGLEAELGLKLFERHPRTLALTEAGRSYVANIRRAFELISDATETLKPEPQHLTISVTPTFASKWLIPRLPDFTASHPEIDLRILASDRISNFQTDAVDLAVRYGHPPFGPGLNAELLFEQVVVAVGSPLLIEKLGRPEEGVNLTRYPLLHDAHNVWPQFLDQAFPHGASAPTKNIRFNQTSLAIEAAIAGQGLALTSLFFVEDDLAAGRLVRLFATELRVGSDFYIVSPRKPRHAASVAAVRAWLARGARRRSADVA, encoded by the coding sequence ATGACGGACAGTCTCCGGCACCTCCCCTCCCTGAATGGCCTGCGTGTCTTCGAGGTTGTCACGCGGCACCTGAACTTCCGGCTCGCGGCCGAGGAGCTCGGCGTCACACAAGGCGCGGTCGCCCAGCAGATCCGGGGCTTGGAGGCGGAGCTTGGGCTGAAGCTGTTCGAGCGACATCCCCGAACCCTGGCTCTCACGGAAGCCGGCCGAAGCTATGTCGCTAACATCCGCCGCGCCTTCGAGCTGATCTCGGACGCCACCGAGACGCTGAAACCGGAGCCCCAGCACCTGACGATCAGCGTCACGCCGACCTTTGCCTCGAAGTGGCTGATTCCACGCCTTCCCGACTTCACGGCATCCCATCCCGAGATCGATCTCAGAATCCTCGCCAGCGATCGGATCTCCAACTTCCAGACCGATGCGGTCGATCTGGCGGTTCGCTATGGGCACCCTCCCTTTGGGCCGGGGCTGAACGCGGAGCTTCTCTTCGAGCAGGTCGTGGTGGCCGTCGGGAGCCCGCTCCTGATCGAGAAGCTGGGACGCCCCGAAGAAGGCGTCAACCTCACGCGCTATCCTCTCCTGCACGATGCCCATAATGTCTGGCCGCAGTTCCTCGACCAGGCATTCCCGCACGGCGCATCCGCCCCTACCAAGAACATCCGCTTCAACCAGACATCGCTCGCCATCGAGGCGGCGATTGCCGGTCAGGGATTGGCGCTCACCAGCCTGTTCTTCGTCGAGGACGATCTCGCCGCCGGACGCCTCGTCCGCCTGTTCGCCACAGAGCTGCGGGTCGGGTCGGATTTCTACATCGTCTCTCCCCGCAAGCCGCGACATGCGGCATCAGTGGCAGCGGTCAGGGCGTGGCTTGCTCGTGGCGCACGAAGAAGGTCGGCTGACGTAGCCTGA
- a CDS encoding AAA family ATPase, whose product MGNGGCGKTWLARKLGDVFGHRVIHLDDLHWEPGNYGIVRDRTLRDKDVQIAREADYWIMEGVYGQLIQMALGRATTLIWLDLPEEECIANIRRRGIQGGGSQTRFQDLLQWVAEYGTRTNWNSFKGHKWLFDGFSGPKALLRNRAKIADYLDRISQFEQRRLS is encoded by the coding sequence ATGGGCAACGGCGGATGCGGCAAGACTTGGCTTGCCCGCAAGCTTGGTGATGTTTTCGGGCATCGGGTGATCCATCTCGACGATCTGCATTGGGAGCCGGGCAACTATGGCATCGTTCGAGATCGGACTTTGCGCGACAAGGACGTGCAAATTGCGCGTGAGGCGGATTATTGGATTATGGAGGGCGTCTACGGCCAGCTCATTCAGATGGCGCTGGGCCGCGCCACGACCTTGATCTGGCTGGATCTGCCTGAGGAAGAATGCATCGCCAACATTCGACGGCGCGGGATACAAGGTGGAGGCAGCCAGACACGCTTTCAAGATCTGCTTCAGTGGGTGGCCGAGTATGGCACCAGGACGAATTGGAACTCGTTCAAGGGGCATAAATGGCTGTTCGACGGCTTCTCTGGCCCGAAAGCCTTGCTTAGGAACCGGGCCAAGATAGCCGACTATCTGGATCGTATCTCACAGTTTGAACAGCGCAGGCTTTCCTGA
- a CDS encoding YbdD/YjiX family protein, producing MPDTNLSERWSGFAKCVCQGVRLMVGVPDYDTYVEHMRRTHPDRPVMSYAEFFRDRQNARYGAAGGSGFRCC from the coding sequence ATGCCGGACACCAATCTAAGCGAGCGCTGGAGCGGGTTCGCCAAATGCGTGTGCCAAGGCGTCCGCCTGATGGTGGGCGTTCCCGACTACGACACCTATGTCGAGCACATGCGGCGGACGCATCCTGACCGGCCTGTCATGAGCTACGCGGAGTTCTTCCGCGATCGCCAGAACGCCCGCTACGGCGCCGCCGGTGGGAGCGGTTTCCGCTGCTGTTGA
- a CDS encoding cache domain-containing protein: protein MRVGLKTLVFVIGALLMLAPAIVAGMMFTDAMQRRAETANAARLRVLGDIAANQLGRQMYRLWQDVEGMSRIANMGDPEEARRQLTLLSSVDRRYTWIGVADVTGKVIAASQGMLEGASVAERPWFRRGLNGPAATDVHEALLLEKLLPATPEPRRFVDFSAPIKNAQAGTTGVIGAHFDWALVKDGLHAFRGQGVELLLVSRDRAVLSGPSNLEGTTLSVGSAVAAGQGASISLRERWGDGKNYMTVVVPVVWEDMPGFGWSVIVRADTNTVLDPIRSIARAFWTILGAGVLVGLVLLYLFAAWLAKPLQRLVTAGEALASGRSDQPPHDETRYEEATRLSAALVRLQTHSVRPYQPSRTKADKTSMSTS, encoded by the coding sequence ATGCGCGTTGGGTTGAAAACACTTGTGTTCGTGATCGGCGCCTTGCTGATGCTCGCGCCAGCCATCGTGGCCGGCATGATGTTTACGGATGCCATGCAGAGACGGGCGGAAACGGCGAATGCCGCTCGTCTGCGGGTCCTCGGAGACATCGCGGCCAATCAACTCGGACGGCAGATGTATCGCCTCTGGCAAGATGTCGAAGGCATGTCGCGCATCGCCAATATGGGGGATCCCGAGGAGGCCCGCCGTCAGCTGACCTTGCTGAGCAGCGTCGATCGACGCTATACCTGGATCGGGGTGGCCGATGTCACGGGAAAGGTGATCGCCGCGTCACAGGGGATGCTCGAAGGGGCGAGCGTCGCCGAGAGACCTTGGTTTCGCCGGGGTCTCAACGGCCCGGCAGCGACCGACGTACACGAGGCCTTGCTTCTCGAAAAACTTCTCCCCGCGACCCCAGAGCCGCGTCGCTTCGTGGATTTCTCGGCTCCGATCAAGAACGCGCAGGCAGGCACGACGGGTGTGATCGGCGCCCATTTCGATTGGGCCCTAGTCAAGGATGGACTTCACGCTTTCAGAGGGCAGGGGGTCGAACTCCTCCTCGTTTCGCGAGACCGTGCAGTCTTGTCGGGCCCCTCCAATCTCGAGGGAACGACTTTGTCGGTCGGATCGGCAGTCGCAGCCGGGCAGGGCGCTTCCATCTCGCTCCGCGAGCGGTGGGGTGATGGGAAGAACTATATGACGGTAGTCGTCCCGGTGGTCTGGGAGGACATGCCCGGCTTCGGCTGGAGCGTCATCGTGCGGGCTGATACAAACACGGTGCTCGATCCGATCCGATCCATTGCGCGGGCCTTCTGGACCATACTCGGTGCAGGCGTCCTCGTGGGCTTGGTTCTGCTGTATCTGTTCGCGGCTTGGCTCGCCAAGCCGCTCCAGCGTCTGGTGACGGCCGGGGAGGCGCTCGCCAGCGGCCGATCCGATCAGCCGCCACACGATGAGACCCGCTATGAGGAGGCAACGCGCTTGAGCGCTGCGCTCGTGCGGCTTCAGACCCACTCCGTCAGACCTTATCAACCCTCGCGGACCAAGGCCGACAAGACGTCAATGTCCACGTCCTGA
- a CDS encoding SDR family oxidoreductase, translating to MSVEKVALITAGGSGMGAAAARRLAADGFKLAVLSSSGKGEALAQELGGIGVTGSNQSNDDLKRLVDATMEKWGRIDVLVNSAGHGPRARILEITDEQWHQGIDVYFLNVVRPTRLVAPIMVQQRAGSIINISTAWAFEPSTMFPTSAVARAGLASFTKIFADQYAADNVRMNNVLPGWIDSLPATEERRDSVPMKRYGTSEEVAATIAFLASEGAGYITGQNIRVDGGLMRAV from the coding sequence ATGTCAGTAGAAAAAGTGGCGCTGATTACCGCAGGCGGCAGCGGCATGGGCGCCGCTGCGGCCCGCCGATTGGCGGCCGACGGGTTCAAGCTTGCGGTCCTGTCCTCCTCCGGCAAGGGCGAGGCCCTGGCCCAGGAACTTGGCGGCATCGGCGTGACGGGCTCGAACCAATCCAACGACGATCTGAAGCGGCTTGTCGATGCGACAATGGAGAAGTGGGGCCGGATCGACGTGCTGGTCAACAGTGCCGGCCATGGACCCCGTGCACGGATCCTCGAGATCACCGACGAGCAGTGGCATCAGGGCATCGACGTCTACTTCCTGAACGTGGTGCGCCCGACCCGGCTCGTGGCCCCGATCATGGTGCAGCAGAGGGCGGGCTCGATCATCAACATCTCGACGGCCTGGGCGTTCGAGCCGAGCACCATGTTCCCGACATCGGCCGTAGCCCGGGCAGGCCTGGCATCCTTCACGAAGATCTTCGCCGACCAGTATGCGGCCGATAACGTGCGGATGAACAACGTGCTGCCGGGCTGGATCGACAGCCTGCCGGCCACGGAGGAGCGTCGCGACAGCGTGCCTATGAAGCGTTACGGCACGAGCGAGGAGGTGGCCGCGACCATCGCTTTCCTGGCCTCGGAGGGAGCGGGCTACATCACTGGCCAGAACATCCGCGTCGATGGTGGCTTAATGCGGGCGGTGTGA
- a CDS encoding carbon starvation CstA family protein: MTSAVRSHLIWVLVGILGAFALALIAVERGEHVNALWIVVAAIATYLIAYRYYSLFIARRVMQLDPDRATPAVRHNDGLDYIPTNRYVLFGHHFAAIAGAGPLVGPVLAAQMGYLPGVMWILAGVVIAGAVQDFMVLFVSMRRDGRSLGELIRAELGPVPGVIALFGTFMIMVIILAVLALIVVKALAESPWGTFTVAATIPIAILMGLYLRYIRPGAIGEVSVIGFVLLMLAIVYGQPVATSPTWGSAFTFTGTQLCWLLIGYGFIASILPVWLLLAPRDYLSTFLKIGAIAALALGIVVVAPDLKMPALTRFVDGTGPVWSGSLFPFLFITIACGSVSGFHALIASGTTPKLIDNEVNARFIGYGGMLMESFVAIMALVAASIIEPGIYFTMNSPSAQIGTTAESAAAKATAWGFPVTPQRIEETARDVGEHSIISRTGGAPTLAVGMAQIFSNIVGGKAMMAFWYHFAILFEALFILTAVDAGTRAGRFMLQDLLGFFIPRFRATASWGSSIAATALCVGAWGYFLYQGVTDPLGGVNTLWPLFGISNQMLAAVALVLCTVVIFRMKRERYAWVTILPAAWLVVCTLTAGLQKIFHPDPTIGFLSHASRFSDALARGEVLAPARDPSQMSQIIWNDRIDAALSVLFVLVVVSILYYGIRSCFEAYRADRWTAREASATGDLLQEDAAAAVSAMR, encoded by the coding sequence ATGACCAGTGCCGTTAGATCCCACCTCATTTGGGTTCTTGTCGGGATCCTCGGAGCCTTTGCCCTGGCGCTGATCGCCGTTGAGCGCGGCGAGCACGTCAACGCGCTCTGGATCGTCGTGGCTGCCATCGCCACCTATCTCATCGCCTACCGCTACTACTCCCTCTTCATCGCCAGGCGCGTGATGCAGCTCGATCCGGATCGCGCCACCCCGGCCGTCCGGCACAATGACGGGCTCGATTACATACCGACCAATCGCTACGTGCTGTTCGGCCACCACTTCGCCGCCATCGCTGGGGCGGGACCGCTTGTCGGACCCGTGCTCGCCGCCCAGATGGGCTACCTACCGGGTGTCATGTGGATCCTGGCCGGCGTGGTGATCGCCGGCGCGGTGCAGGACTTCATGGTGCTGTTCGTCTCCATGCGCCGCGACGGCCGCTCCCTGGGTGAACTGATCCGAGCGGAGCTCGGGCCGGTGCCGGGAGTCATCGCGCTCTTCGGCACCTTCATGATCATGGTCATCATCCTGGCCGTGCTGGCTCTGATCGTCGTCAAAGCGCTGGCCGAGAGCCCATGGGGCACCTTCACGGTCGCCGCCACGATCCCGATCGCCATCCTCATGGGGCTATACCTGCGTTATATCCGGCCGGGCGCCATCGGCGAGGTATCAGTCATCGGCTTCGTGCTGCTGATGCTGGCCATCGTGTACGGCCAGCCTGTTGCTACGAGCCCGACCTGGGGATCGGCCTTCACCTTCACCGGCACCCAGCTGTGCTGGCTCCTCATCGGCTATGGCTTCATCGCCTCGATCCTGCCGGTTTGGCTGCTCCTGGCCCCGCGCGACTATCTCTCGACCTTTCTCAAGATCGGCGCCATCGCGGCACTGGCGCTCGGCATCGTAGTGGTGGCCCCGGACCTCAAGATGCCCGCGCTGACCCGCTTCGTGGACGGCACCGGTCCAGTCTGGTCCGGCTCCCTGTTCCCGTTCCTGTTCATCACTATCGCCTGCGGGTCCGTATCGGGCTTCCATGCCCTGATCGCGTCCGGCACCACGCCGAAGCTCATTGACAACGAGGTGAACGCCCGCTTCATCGGTTATGGAGGGATGCTGATGGAGTCGTTCGTGGCGATCATGGCTCTGGTCGCAGCCAGCATCATCGAGCCCGGCATCTACTTCACCATGAACAGCCCCTCCGCGCAGATTGGCACAACCGCCGAGAGCGCGGCGGCCAAGGCTACCGCATGGGGCTTTCCCGTGACGCCGCAGCGGATCGAGGAAACGGCGCGAGACGTGGGTGAGCACAGTATCATCTCCCGCACCGGCGGCGCGCCGACGCTGGCGGTGGGAATGGCCCAGATCTTCTCCAACATCGTTGGCGGCAAGGCAATGATGGCATTCTGGTACCATTTCGCCATCCTGTTCGAGGCGCTGTTCATCCTCACCGCGGTGGATGCCGGCACGCGGGCCGGACGCTTCATGCTGCAGGACCTGCTCGGATTCTTCATACCGAGGTTCCGGGCCACGGCTTCCTGGGGATCGAGCATCGCGGCAACAGCCCTGTGTGTCGGTGCCTGGGGCTACTTCCTTTATCAGGGGGTTACAGATCCGCTAGGCGGGGTCAACACGCTGTGGCCCCTGTTCGGGATCTCAAACCAGATGCTGGCCGCAGTCGCCCTTGTCCTGTGCACGGTGGTGATCTTCCGGATGAAGCGGGAGCGCTACGCCTGGGTCACAATCCTGCCGGCGGCGTGGCTGGTCGTGTGCACGTTGACTGCCGGCCTGCAGAAGATTTTCCATCCCGATCCGACCATCGGCTTCCTGTCGCACGCCAGCCGGTTCTCGGACGCACTGGCCCGAGGTGAGGTGCTGGCGCCGGCCCGGGATCCGAGCCAGATGAGCCAGATCATCTGGAACGACCGCATCGACGCGGCGCTGTCGGTTCTGTTCGTGCTCGTGGTGGTGAGTATCCTCTATTACGGTATTCGGTCGTGCTTCGAGGCCTATCGGGCTGACCGCTGGACCGCCCGGGAGGCGTCGGCCACAGGAGATCTATTGCAAGAGGATGCTGCAGCCGCGGTCTCCGCCATGCGCTGA
- a CDS encoding ABC transporter substrate-binding protein, whose protein sequence is MKTGYVLSALVAMVMTGGAQAQTSVKLGVLNDRSGVYSELTGEGSVIAARMAAEDFKAAEKGIKVDIVAADHQNKPDIGASIARQWYDQEGVDVILDVPTSSVALAVNGIAREKNKILINSGGGTSDLTGSQCSPNTVHWTYDTWALANGTGGAMVKRGENTWFFVTADYAFGHALERDTAALVTKAGGKVVGTVRHPFPGQDFASFLLQAQSSGAKVIGLANAGGDFTNTMKQAAEFGIVQGGQSLAGLLVFITDIHALGLQVAQGLVLTEAFYWDQNEETRAWSKRFADRNGGKMPTMVHAGVYAGALHYLKAVEALKGKETASVMSKMKEMPTDDPLFGKGMIRQDGRKVHDMYLFEVKKPAESKGPWDLYKQLATIPADQAFRPLNEGGCPLVKG, encoded by the coding sequence ATGAAGACGGGCTATGTTCTCAGCGCTCTGGTCGCGATGGTCATGACAGGAGGGGCACAGGCGCAAACCTCGGTCAAGCTGGGCGTCCTAAACGACCGTTCCGGCGTTTATTCCGAGCTGACCGGCGAAGGATCCGTGATCGCGGCCCGCATGGCCGCTGAAGATTTCAAAGCGGCCGAGAAGGGCATCAAGGTCGACATCGTCGCGGCGGATCACCAGAACAAGCCGGATATCGGCGCCAGCATCGCACGGCAATGGTACGATCAGGAGGGGGTCGACGTCATCCTCGACGTTCCGACTTCCTCGGTCGCGCTCGCCGTGAACGGCATTGCCCGCGAGAAGAACAAGATCCTGATCAATTCGGGCGGCGGCACCTCGGATCTGACCGGATCTCAATGCTCGCCCAACACCGTTCACTGGACCTACGACACCTGGGCGCTTGCGAACGGGACCGGCGGTGCCATGGTGAAGCGGGGAGAAAACACGTGGTTCTTCGTCACGGCGGACTATGCCTTCGGGCATGCCCTGGAGCGTGACACTGCGGCCCTGGTGACCAAGGCGGGCGGTAAGGTCGTCGGCACGGTTCGGCATCCTTTCCCGGGCCAAGACTTCGCATCCTTCCTGCTGCAGGCTCAATCCTCGGGCGCCAAGGTCATCGGGCTTGCCAATGCGGGTGGTGACTTCACCAATACGATGAAGCAGGCGGCGGAGTTCGGAATCGTCCAGGGCGGCCAGAGCCTCGCCGGACTTCTCGTCTTCATCACGGATATTCACGCTCTCGGTCTTCAGGTGGCTCAGGGTCTCGTGCTGACCGAGGCATTCTACTGGGATCAGAACGAAGAGACCCGGGCTTGGTCGAAGCGCTTCGCCGACAGGAACGGGGGCAAGATGCCGACCATGGTCCATGCGGGCGTCTATGCCGGCGCACTCCATTACCTCAAGGCCGTCGAAGCCCTGAAGGGTAAGGAAACCGCGAGCGTCATGTCCAAGATGAAGGAGATGCCCACCGACGATCCGCTGTTCGGCAAGGGCATGATCCGTCAGGACGGCCGCAAGGTCCATGACATGTATCTGTTCGAGGTCAAGAAGCCGGCCGAGTCGAAAGGTCCCTGGGATCTCTACAAGCAGCTTGCCACGATCCCAGCCGATCAGGCCTTCCGGCCTCTCAACGAAGGCGGCTGTCCCCTCGTGAAGGGTTGA
- a CDS encoding SDR family oxidoreductase: MDLDIRGLRVLVTAGAAGIGLEIARSFVREGAKVHVCDVDNAALAALAASDPDITRSHADVASRSDVSRLFDEALSALGGLDVLVNNAGVAGPTARVDEVDPEDWDRTLQVNITGQFNCARLAVPHLRESKNASIINLSSAAGRFGFPLRSPYSASKWAAVGFTKTLAIELGPLGIRVNAILPGVVEGERIRRVIGSKAQVRGISYEEMEDEFLRNVSLKAAVAPQQIADQIVFLCSPRGRTISGQAIAIDGDTQSLA; this comes from the coding sequence ATGGACTTGGACATTCGAGGTTTGCGCGTTCTCGTGACGGCGGGAGCTGCCGGCATTGGCCTGGAAATCGCCAGAAGCTTTGTCCGTGAGGGCGCGAAGGTTCATGTGTGTGACGTCGACAACGCGGCGCTCGCCGCGCTGGCGGCGAGCGATCCGGATATCACACGTTCCCACGCCGACGTTGCGAGCCGGTCGGATGTGAGTCGCCTTTTCGACGAAGCTCTTTCCGCTCTCGGCGGGTTGGATGTTCTCGTGAACAATGCCGGGGTCGCGGGACCAACGGCGCGGGTGGATGAGGTCGATCCCGAGGACTGGGATCGAACGCTTCAGGTCAACATCACGGGACAGTTCAACTGCGCCCGTCTTGCAGTCCCGCATCTGCGCGAGAGTAAGAACGCGTCCATCATCAATCTTTCATCCGCGGCAGGCCGTTTCGGCTTTCCCCTTCGCTCCCCCTACTCTGCGTCGAAATGGGCAGCGGTGGGCTTCACGAAAACCCTCGCCATAGAGCTGGGGCCGCTCGGGATCCGGGTCAATGCTATCCTTCCCGGTGTTGTGGAAGGCGAGCGGATCCGCCGCGTGATCGGGAGCAAGGCTCAGGTACGTGGGATCAGCTACGAGGAGATGGAGGACGAGTTCCTTCGGAACGTCTCCTTGAAAGCCGCCGTGGCGCCGCAGCAGATTGCCGATCAGATCGTCTTTCTGTGTTCACCGCGCGGACGGACGATCTCGGGTCAGGCTATCGCAATCGACGGCGATACCCAGTCCCTTGCATGA
- a CDS encoding 3'-5' exonuclease → MKASIIFDCEFLCVQGSQGRFWCAAHDPDPVIAQIGAVKLGLQGDFPLLETFRAYVQPMDRFGNRYPLDPFFTKLTGISEDNIQADGVPLQEALAGFDRFSDGARSWSWGKDELNMVAISCYVAGIPWSIPAHRFDNAVKLVIAAGMPIEDIAKTPSNKLADYFGVEHPPLQGHDALDDALSMAYALQHLLRTGRLQPDVFDRT, encoded by the coding sequence ATGAAGGCGTCCATCATTTTCGACTGCGAGTTTCTGTGCGTCCAGGGCTCGCAAGGCAGGTTCTGGTGCGCGGCTCACGACCCCGATCCGGTAATCGCGCAGATCGGTGCCGTGAAGCTCGGCCTGCAGGGCGACTTCCCTCTCTTGGAGACATTCAGAGCTTACGTTCAGCCCATGGACCGGTTCGGCAACCGGTATCCACTCGACCCGTTCTTCACCAAGCTGACCGGCATTTCCGAAGACAACATCCAGGCGGACGGAGTACCGCTACAGGAAGCTCTTGCCGGATTTGACCGCTTCTCAGACGGCGCAAGGTCCTGGTCATGGGGGAAGGACGAACTGAACATGGTGGCCATCAGTTGCTATGTCGCGGGCATTCCTTGGTCCATTCCGGCCCATCGCTTCGACAACGCCGTCAAGCTCGTGATCGCGGCGGGAATGCCGATCGAGGACATAGCGAAGACGCCAAGCAACAAGCTGGCAGACTACTTCGGCGTCGAGCACCCTCCGTTGCAGGGGCATGACGCCCTCGACGATGCCCTCTCGATGGCGTATGCGCTGCAACACCTGCTGAGGACCGGCAGGTTGCAGCCCGACGTCTTCGACCGCACCTAG
- a CDS encoding 3-keto-5-aminohexanoate cleavage protein — translation MRRSEKVIISCAITGSIHTPSMSPHLPVTPQQIAESAIAAAEAGAAILHLHARDPQTGRPTQSPEVFRQFLPAIKEGCDAIVNITTGGGLGMSLDERLAAAKWAQPEIASMNMGSFNFNISGAGARVGSFKNDWEKPYLEMTKDFILSNTFAQIERGMTELGALGTRFEFECYDVGHLYNLAHFADRGLVQPPFFVQSIFGILGGIGPEPENLMHMKATADRLFGNDYYLSILAAGRHQLPFVTMGSILGGHVRVGLEDNLYLGKGELAPSNADQVRKIRRILEELSLTIATPDDARRMLQTKGPDNTAF, via the coding sequence ATGAGGCGATCCGAGAAAGTCATCATCAGCTGCGCGATAACCGGATCCATCCATACTCCAAGCATGTCGCCTCACTTACCGGTGACGCCGCAGCAGATCGCCGAGAGCGCCATCGCGGCGGCGGAAGCCGGTGCTGCGATCCTTCACCTGCACGCCCGAGACCCGCAGACCGGTCGCCCGACGCAGAGCCCCGAAGTGTTCAGGCAGTTCCTGCCGGCCATCAAGGAGGGCTGCGACGCCATCGTGAACATCACCACCGGCGGAGGGCTCGGAATGTCACTCGATGAGCGTCTCGCCGCAGCAAAATGGGCGCAGCCCGAGATCGCATCCATGAATATGGGCTCCTTCAATTTCAACATCTCCGGTGCGGGCGCACGCGTCGGGTCGTTCAAGAACGACTGGGAGAAGCCCTATCTTGAGATGACGAAAGATTTCATCCTCTCCAATACGTTCGCGCAGATCGAGCGGGGGATGACCGAACTTGGTGCGCTCGGAACTCGCTTTGAATTCGAGTGCTACGATGTCGGCCATCTCTATAATCTCGCCCATTTCGCCGACCGCGGGCTCGTGCAGCCGCCCTTCTTCGTACAGTCCATTTTCGGGATCCTCGGCGGCATCGGTCCGGAGCCGGAGAACCTGATGCACATGAAGGCGACGGCCGACCGCCTTTTCGGAAACGACTATTATCTCTCCATTCTTGCCGCTGGCCGCCATCAACTGCCGTTCGTGACCATGGGCTCCATCCTCGGCGGTCATGTGCGGGTGGGCCTGGAAGACAATCTTTATCTGGGCAAGGGCGAACTCGCGCCGTCCAATGCCGATCAGGTCCGCAAGATCCGCCGCATCCTCGAGGAGCTTTCCCTCACTATCGCCACACCCGACGACGCGCGCCGCATGCTCCAGACCAAGGGACCTGACAACACCGCTTTCTGA